A stretch of Rhododendron vialii isolate Sample 1 chromosome 4a, ASM3025357v1 DNA encodes these proteins:
- the LOC131324050 gene encoding flowering-promoting factor 1-like, with translation MSGVWSINQHVLKLNDQSSNQRRRVLVHTPTNEVITCYSDLERMLTSLGWERYYDDPDLLQFHKRSTVHLISLPRDFTRFRSVHMYDIVVKNKNLFEVRDA, from the coding sequence atgtCCGGCGTCTGGTCGATCAATCAACATGTGCTCAAGCTCAACGACCAGAGCTCGAACCAGCGCAGAAGAGTCCTGGTCCACACCCCTACAAACGAAGTCATAACTTGCTACTCGGACCTCGAGAGAATGCTCACCTCGCTCGGCTGGGAGCGCTACTACGACGACCCGGACCTCCTCCAGTTCCACAAGCGCTCCACGGTTCACCTCATCTCTCTCCCCAGGGACTTCACCCGGTTCAGGTCCGTGCACATGTACGACATCGtcgtaaaaaacaaaaacctctTCGAAGTCAGGGATGCTTAG